A genomic segment from Bubalus bubalis isolate 160015118507 breed Murrah chromosome 5, NDDB_SH_1, whole genome shotgun sequence encodes:
- the KIAA0040 gene encoding uncharacterized protein KIAA0040 homolog, whose protein sequence is MEKISMFFSAVWDVISTKHQEGLFNSICLGILLGLPLLVIITFLFICCHCCWNRPGENGRQPEQNKGKKKKKKKKQAEEDLWISAQPKLLQMEKRPSLPV, encoded by the coding sequence ATGGAGAAGATCAGCATGTTCTTCAGTGCCGTCTGGGACGTCATCTCCACCAAACACCAGGAGGGCCTCTTCAACAGCATCTGTCTAGGCATCCTCCTGGGGCTGCCCCTCCTGGTGATCATCACCTTCCTCTTcatctgctgccactgctgctggaACCGGCCAGGTGAAAACGGCAGACAGCCGGAGCAAAAcaaggggaagaagaagaagaaaaagaagaagcaggCTGAAGAAGACCTCTGGATCTCTGCCCAGCCCAAGCTTCTCCAGATGGAAAAGAGGCCATCCCTGCCTGTCTAG